Proteins from one Streptomyces sp. NBC_00289 genomic window:
- a CDS encoding carbohydrate ABC transporter permease — MTVAIDRATGKTRGDHGSRPGPLQRLKHGYQKHWYAYAMIAPVVVVLGVLVIYPLVYGLYLTLTDANSLNTARTIGVNHIDATYQFIGLDNYADILWGPTAYDRFWSHFVWTIAWTALCVTLHYCIGLGLALLLNQKLRGRTFYRLVLILPWAVPTFVTVFGWRFMLADGGIINTALDALHLPSPLWLEDTFWQRFAAIMVNTWCGVPFMMLSLLGGLQSVDASLYEAAEMDGASAWQQFRYVTLPGLRSVSSTVVLLGIIWTFNQFAIIFLLFGNTAPDAQILVTWAYYLGFGQQPRDFAQSAAYGILLLAILIVFTSFYRRWLNRNDQQLAI, encoded by the coding sequence ATGACAGTCGCCATCGACCGCGCGACCGGAAAGACCCGAGGCGACCACGGGTCACGCCCCGGGCCGCTCCAGCGGCTCAAGCACGGATACCAGAAGCACTGGTACGCGTACGCGATGATCGCGCCCGTGGTCGTCGTGCTCGGCGTCCTCGTGATCTACCCCCTGGTGTACGGCCTCTACCTGACCCTCACCGACGCCAACAGCCTCAACACGGCCCGCACGATCGGCGTCAACCACATCGACGCCACCTACCAGTTCATCGGCCTGGACAACTACGCCGACATCCTGTGGGGTCCGACGGCGTACGACCGCTTCTGGTCGCACTTCGTCTGGACGATCGCCTGGACCGCGCTCTGCGTCACCCTGCACTACTGCATCGGCCTGGGCCTGGCCCTGCTGCTCAACCAGAAGCTGCGCGGCCGGACCTTCTACCGGCTGGTGCTGATCCTGCCGTGGGCCGTGCCGACCTTCGTCACCGTCTTCGGCTGGCGCTTCATGCTCGCCGACGGCGGCATCATCAACACCGCCCTGGACGCGCTCCACCTGCCGTCACCGCTGTGGCTGGAGGACACCTTCTGGCAGCGGTTCGCCGCGATCATGGTCAACACCTGGTGCGGTGTCCCCTTCATGATGCTGTCGCTGCTCGGCGGCCTGCAGTCCGTCGACGCCTCGCTGTACGAGGCCGCCGAGATGGACGGGGCCAGTGCCTGGCAGCAGTTCCGGTACGTCACCCTGCCGGGCCTGCGGTCCGTCAGCTCGACCGTCGTCCTGCTCGGCATCATCTGGACCTTCAACCAGTTCGCCATCATCTTCCTGCTGTTCGGCAACACCGCCCCCGACGCGCAGATCCTCGTCACCTGGGCCTACTACCTCGGCTTCGGACAGCAGCCGCGTGACTTCGCCCAGTCGGCGGCCTACGGCATCCTGCTGCTGGCCATCCTGATCGTCTTCACCTCCTTCTACCGCCGCTGGCTGAACCGCAATGACCAGCAGCTCGCGATCTGA
- a CDS encoding sugar ABC transporter permease yields MSTTTVETPGADTVQGPATAPARRVRRGETGPTARLVSHGLLIVASLIALFPVAWLVYLSLGPDKDDYLHPGGIWHKMTFDNYAFVLRHTKFFDWLQTTLIVTLGTTAIGVIISATTGYAVSRMRFPGYKKFMWVLLVTQMFPVAVLMVPMYQILSDLQLIDSYLGLVLVYCSTVVPYCAWLMKGYFDTIPFEIDEAGRVDGLTPFGTFARLILPLAKPGLAVAAFYSFLTAFGEVAFASTFMLSDTKYTFAVGLQTFVSEHDAQRNLMAATAVLIAIPVSAFFYFVQKNLVTGLTAGGTKG; encoded by the coding sequence ATGAGCACCACCACCGTCGAGACCCCCGGCGCGGACACCGTGCAGGGCCCCGCCACCGCCCCGGCCCGCCGGGTCCGCCGTGGCGAGACCGGCCCCACCGCGCGCCTCGTCTCCCACGGCCTGCTGATCGTGGCGAGCCTGATCGCGCTGTTCCCGGTCGCCTGGCTGGTCTACCTGTCCCTCGGCCCGGACAAGGACGACTACCTGCACCCCGGCGGCATCTGGCACAAGATGACGTTCGACAACTACGCGTTCGTCCTGCGGCACACGAAGTTCTTCGACTGGCTGCAGACCACGCTCATCGTCACACTCGGCACCACGGCCATCGGTGTGATCATCTCCGCCACCACCGGCTACGCGGTCTCCCGGATGCGCTTCCCGGGCTACAAGAAGTTCATGTGGGTACTCCTGGTCACCCAGATGTTCCCGGTCGCCGTCCTCATGGTGCCGATGTACCAGATTCTCTCCGACCTCCAGCTCATCGACAGCTACCTTGGTCTTGTCCTCGTCTACTGCTCGACCGTCGTCCCGTACTGTGCGTGGCTGATGAAGGGCTACTTCGACACCATCCCGTTCGAGATCGACGAGGCGGGACGCGTCGACGGGCTGACCCCCTTCGGCACGTTCGCGCGACTGATCCTGCCGCTCGCCAAGCCGGGCCTGGCGGTCGCCGCGTTCTACAGCTTCCTCACGGCGTTCGGTGAGGTCGCGTTCGCGTCGACGTTCATGCTGTCCGACACGAAGTACACCTTCGCCGTCGGCCTGCAGACCTTCGTCAGTGAGCACGACGCGCAGCGCAACCTCATGGCCGCCACCGCGGTACTGATCGCCATACCGGTCTCCGCGTTCTTCTACTTCGTGCAGAAGAACCTGGTGACCGGCCTGACCGCGGGCGGCACGAAGGGCTGA
- a CDS encoding glycoside hydrolase family 13 protein, whose translation MSQHSADPAPNSAVATVAQSRDWWRDAVIYQVYPRSFADSNGDGMGDLEGVRSRLPYLRDLGVDAVWLSPFYASPQADAGYDVADYRAVDPMFGNLLDADALIRDAHELSLRIIVDLVPNHSSDQHEWFKRALREGPGSALRDRYHFRPGKGANGELPPNDWESIFGGPAWTRVTEPDGTPGEWYLHLFAPEQPDFNWEHPAVGDEFRSILRFWLDMGVDGFRIDVAHGLVKAAGLPDLGSHDQVKLLGNDVMPFFDQDGVHEVYRQWRTILDEYSGERIFVAEAWTPTIERTANYVRPDELHQAFNFQYLATAWDAEELREVVDRTLDAMRPVGAPATWVLSNHDVTRHATRFANPPGLGTQIRLAGDRELGLRRARAATLLMLALPGSAYVYQGEELGLPDVVDLADEVRQDPAYFRGEGQDGFRDGCRVPIPWTRTGTSYGFGGGGSWLPQPAGWGELSIEAQTGAPDSTLELYRAALAIRRTQPDLGAGDSVQWLRAPEGVLSFRRGDFVCVANTGGESVTTPVYGRVLLASGEVAETDGEAKVPANTTVWFSTV comes from the coding sequence ATGAGCCAGCACTCCGCCGACCCGGCACCGAACTCCGCCGTCGCCACCGTCGCCCAGAGCCGCGACTGGTGGCGGGACGCGGTGATCTACCAGGTCTACCCGCGCAGCTTCGCCGACAGCAACGGCGACGGCATGGGGGACCTGGAGGGCGTACGGTCCCGACTCCCGTACCTGCGCGACCTGGGCGTGGACGCCGTGTGGCTGAGCCCCTTCTACGCCTCGCCGCAGGCCGACGCCGGCTACGACGTGGCCGACTACCGGGCCGTGGACCCCATGTTCGGCAACCTCCTGGACGCCGACGCGCTGATCCGCGACGCTCACGAGCTGTCCCTGCGGATCATCGTCGACCTGGTCCCCAACCACTCCTCCGACCAGCACGAATGGTTCAAGCGAGCGCTGCGGGAGGGCCCCGGATCGGCGCTGCGGGACCGGTACCACTTCCGCCCGGGCAAGGGTGCGAACGGCGAGCTGCCGCCCAACGACTGGGAGTCGATCTTCGGCGGCCCCGCCTGGACCCGGGTCACCGAGCCGGACGGCACGCCGGGGGAGTGGTACCTGCACCTCTTCGCCCCCGAGCAGCCCGACTTCAACTGGGAACACCCGGCCGTCGGCGACGAGTTCCGCTCCATCCTGCGCTTCTGGCTCGACATGGGCGTGGACGGCTTCCGGATCGACGTGGCGCACGGCCTGGTGAAGGCGGCGGGTCTGCCGGACCTGGGATCCCACGACCAGGTGAAGCTGCTGGGCAACGATGTCATGCCGTTCTTCGACCAGGACGGCGTGCACGAGGTCTACCGGCAGTGGCGGACGATCCTCGACGAGTACTCCGGTGAACGTATTTTCGTGGCCGAGGCGTGGACGCCGACGATCGAGCGCACCGCCAACTACGTGCGTCCGGACGAGCTCCACCAGGCCTTCAACTTCCAGTACCTGGCCACCGCCTGGGACGCCGAGGAACTGCGCGAGGTCGTCGACCGCACGCTGGACGCGATGCGCCCGGTCGGCGCCCCCGCCACCTGGGTCCTGTCCAACCACGACGTCACCCGGCACGCCACCCGCTTCGCCAACCCGCCCGGCCTCGGCACCCAGATCCGCCTGGCCGGCGACCGCGAACTCGGCCTGCGCCGGGCTCGCGCGGCCACCCTGCTGATGCTGGCGCTGCCCGGCTCGGCGTACGTCTACCAGGGCGAGGAGCTCGGCCTGCCGGACGTCGTCGACCTGGCGGACGAGGTGCGCCAGGACCCCGCCTACTTCCGGGGCGAGGGTCAGGACGGCTTCCGCGACGGCTGCCGGGTGCCGATCCCGTGGACGCGCACCGGCACGTCGTACGGCTTCGGCGGCGGAGGCAGCTGGCTGCCGCAGCCGGCGGGCTGGGGCGAGCTGAGCATCGAGGCGCAGACGGGGGCGCCGGACTCCACCCTGGAGCTGTACCGGGCCGCCCTGGCGATCCGCCGGACGCAGCCCGACCTGGGCGCGGGCGACTCGGTGCAGTGGCTGCGGGCGCCCGAGGGCGTGCTCTCCTTCCGGCGCGGGGACTTCGTGTGTGTCGCCAACACCGGCGGCGAGTCGGTGACGACCCCGGTGTACGGCCGTGTGCTGCTCGCCAGCGGTGAGGTGGCCGAGACGGACGGCGAGGCGAAGGTGCCCGCGAACACGACGGTGTGGTTCAGCACGGTCTGA
- a CDS encoding alpha-amylase family protein: protein MARRILSGALALSAAALVMNPTISDAAPPGTKDVTAVLFEWNFASVAKECTNTLGPAGYGYVQVSPPAEHIQGSQWWTSYQPVSYRIAGRLGDRTAFRNMVNTCHAAGVKVVADTVINHMSAGSGTGTGGSSYTKYGYPGLYSSYDFDDCTSQISNYGDRWNVQHCELVGLADLDTGENYVRQAIAGYLNDLLTLGVDGFRIDAAKHIDTADLANIKSRLTNPSAYWKQEVIHGSGEAVQPTEYTGNGDVQEFRYAYDLKRVFNNENLAYLKNYGEGWGYMSSSVAGVFVDNHDTERNGSTLNYKDGANYTLANVFMLAHPYGAPDVNSGYEWSDADAGPPNGGTVNACWQDGWKCQHAWPEIRSMVAFRNATRGQSMTDWWDNGGDAIAFGRGAKGYVAINHESGSLARTYQTSLSAGTYCNVQNNTTLTVNSSGQFTATLSANTALAIYAGKSSC from the coding sequence ATGGCACGCAGAATCCTCTCCGGGGCGCTCGCCCTCTCGGCCGCCGCTCTTGTCATGAACCCGACGATTTCGGACGCCGCCCCACCCGGCACCAAGGACGTCACGGCCGTCCTCTTCGAGTGGAACTTCGCCTCGGTCGCCAAGGAGTGCACCAACACCCTCGGCCCCGCCGGCTACGGATACGTCCAGGTCTCCCCGCCCGCCGAGCACATACAGGGCTCACAGTGGTGGACCTCGTACCAGCCGGTCAGCTACAGGATCGCGGGACGGCTCGGCGACCGTACGGCGTTCCGGAACATGGTGAACACCTGCCACGCGGCAGGGGTCAAGGTGGTCGCGGACACCGTCATCAACCACATGTCGGCGGGCAGCGGCACCGGCACCGGCGGCTCGTCGTACACGAAGTACGGCTACCCCGGCCTGTACTCGTCCTACGACTTCGACGACTGCACCTCCCAGATCTCCAACTACGGCGACCGGTGGAACGTCCAGCACTGCGAACTCGTCGGCCTCGCCGACCTCGACACGGGCGAGAACTACGTACGCCAGGCCATCGCCGGCTACCTGAACGACCTGCTCACCCTCGGTGTCGACGGCTTCCGCATCGACGCGGCCAAGCACATCGACACCGCCGACCTCGCCAACATCAAGTCCCGGCTGACCAACCCCTCCGCCTACTGGAAGCAGGAGGTCATCCACGGCAGCGGCGAGGCCGTCCAGCCCACCGAGTACACGGGCAACGGCGACGTCCAGGAGTTCCGCTACGCCTACGACCTCAAGCGGGTCTTCAACAACGAGAACCTCGCCTACCTGAAGAACTACGGCGAGGGATGGGGGTACATGAGCAGCTCGGTCGCCGGTGTGTTCGTCGACAACCACGACACCGAGCGCAACGGCAGCACCCTGAACTACAAGGACGGCGCCAACTACACCCTGGCCAACGTCTTCATGCTGGCTCACCCCTACGGCGCCCCGGACGTCAACTCCGGCTACGAGTGGTCCGACGCGGACGCGGGCCCGCCCAACGGCGGCACGGTGAACGCCTGCTGGCAGGACGGCTGGAAGTGTCAGCACGCCTGGCCGGAGATCAGGTCGATGGTCGCCTTCCGCAACGCGACCCGCGGCCAGTCGATGACCGACTGGTGGGACAACGGTGGCGACGCGATCGCCTTCGGTCGCGGCGCCAAGGGCTATGTGGCCATCAACCACGAGTCGGGCTCCCTGGCCCGCACCTACCAGACGTCCCTGTCGGCGGGCACGTACTGCAACGTCCAGAACAACACGACCCTGACCGTGAACAGTTCGGGCCAGTTCACCGCGACCCTGAGCGCCAACACCGCCCTGGCGATCTACGCGGGCAAGTCCAGCTGCTGA
- the pulA gene encoding pullulanase-type alpha-1,6-glucosidase, with protein sequence MIPRWPAPSRRRSAHAGRVAAVTVTALAAALVQPLAARAAAPPPPPSDARLAAEPARHDDTREQFYFVMPDRFANGDTANDKGGLTGSRLSTGYAPTDKGFYQGGDLKGLTGKLDYIKGMGTTAIWMAPIFRNQPVQGTGSDASAGYHGYWITDFTQVDPHFGTNKDLENLISKAHAKGMKVFFDVITNHTADVVDYREKSYGYLSKGAFPYLTKDGKPFDDADYADGTKGFPSVDADSFPRTPTVPAAKENAKVPSWLNDTTMYTNRGDSTYAGESTTYGDFSGLDDLWTERPEVVSGMEKIYQRWVRDFGIDGFRIDTVKHVNMEFWTQWATALDAYAAKQGRRNFFMFGEVYSADPSITSPYVTQGRLDATLDFPFQDAARSYASQGGSARKLASVFGDDYKYTTDKANAYEQVTFLGNHDMGRIGYFLNQDNPKATDAELLAKDRLANEVMFLSRGNPVVYYGDEQGFTGSGGDKDARQTMFASKTADYLDDDEIGTDRTHASAAYDTSAPLYRQISALAKLRKANPALTDGVQTERYAADGAGVYAFTRTGTGKDTTEYVVALNNAGTARTATFATGSAAMTYRGIHGTRATVTSDADKKITVTVPAGSAVVLKAAAGLAEPATRPTITLQAPAAGATGTVELTADVQGGRLNRVVFAAQTGNGRWRALGSADHAPYKVTQTVGTDVPAGTVLRYKAVVIDTAGRTSSATAASVTGTPPAEEIPTASSRDYAVVHYKRTDGDYADWGLYAWGDLADGESTTWPDSHPFTGRDAYGAFAYVKLKPGASSVGFLVIDKDGDKDVSADRTIDVSATGEVWIEQGEEAVQTQRPDYPARDATKAVLHYHRADGDYDGWGLHVWTGAANPTDWSSPLRPVRTDAYGAVFEVPLTDGATSVSYIIHKGDEKDLPTDQSLDLTANGHEVWLLNGQEKYLLPQPAGSAAALDPTTSKAVWIDRDTVAWNGSDAAVSTQLLSSRDGSIAVKDFTLTSDDERWLRLSRTTLTDAQKAKFPHLKDYTAWSVDPRDRDRVREALRGQLVASQRAANGAVLAATGVQTAGVLDDLYAGATKAELGPTFRAGRPTLAVWAPTARRVALEIGGSTVAMRRNGTTGVWSVTGPGSWKNKPYRYVVTVWAPSVRKLVTNKVTDPYSVALTADSGRSLVVDLDDRSLAPGGWSTLAKPKAVPLRDAQIQELHVRDFSVADPTVPAGDRGTYLAFTDRGSDGSKHLRELARSGTSYVHLLPVFDIATIAEKKADQASPGCDLASYAADSDKQQACVSAVAAKDAYNWGYDPFHYTVPEGSYATDPDGTGRTVEFRRMVKALNRDGLRVVMDVVYNHTAASGQADTSVLDRIVPGYYQRLLADGSVAGSTCCAGTATENAMMSKLVVDSIVTWAREYKVDGFRFDLMGHHPKANILAVRAALDALTPAKDGVDGKKIILYGEGWNFGEVADDARFVQATQKNMAGTGVATFSDRARDAVRGGGPFDEDPGVQGFASGLYTDPNASKNNGTSAEQKARLLHYQDLIKVGLSGNLASYGFTDTDGKEVTGAEVDYNGAPAGYADAPGDALAYADAHDNESLFDALAYKLPKDTSAADRARMQVLAMATATLSQGPSLSQAGSDLLRSKSLDRNSYDSGDWFNAVHWNCADGNGFGRGLPPAADNASKWPYATPLLGAVKVGCEQIDGTSAAYRDLQRIRTTESVFSLRTAGQVQSKLSFPLSGKDETPGVITMKLGDLVVVFNATPGTQKQRIDAPAGTGYRLHPVQAAGADPVVRRAAYERESGTFTVPGRTVAVFSPST encoded by the coding sequence GTGATACCGAGATGGCCGGCGCCGTCGAGGCGCCGCAGCGCCCATGCCGGACGAGTCGCCGCGGTCACCGTGACCGCGCTGGCCGCGGCACTCGTCCAGCCCCTCGCCGCCCGGGCCGCCGCCCCGCCGCCGCCCCCGTCCGACGCCAGGCTGGCCGCCGAGCCCGCCCGGCACGACGACACCCGCGAGCAGTTCTACTTCGTCATGCCGGACCGCTTCGCCAACGGTGACACCGCCAACGACAAGGGCGGCCTGACCGGTTCACGGCTGTCCACCGGCTACGCCCCCACCGACAAGGGCTTCTACCAGGGCGGCGACCTCAAGGGCCTGACCGGGAAGCTCGACTACATCAAGGGCATGGGGACCACCGCCATCTGGATGGCGCCGATCTTCAGGAACCAGCCCGTGCAGGGCACCGGCAGTGACGCCTCCGCCGGCTACCACGGGTATTGGATCACCGACTTCACCCAGGTCGACCCGCACTTCGGCACCAACAAGGACCTCGAGAACCTCATCTCCAAGGCCCACGCCAAGGGCATGAAGGTCTTCTTCGACGTCATCACCAACCACACCGCCGACGTCGTCGACTACCGGGAGAAGTCCTACGGCTACCTTTCCAAGGGCGCCTTCCCGTACCTGACGAAGGACGGGAAGCCGTTCGACGACGCGGACTACGCGGACGGCACCAAGGGCTTCCCGTCCGTGGACGCGGACTCCTTCCCCCGCACGCCCACGGTCCCCGCAGCGAAGGAGAACGCCAAGGTCCCGTCCTGGCTCAACGACACGACGATGTACACCAACCGCGGCGACTCCACCTACGCCGGTGAGTCCACCACGTACGGCGACTTCTCCGGTCTCGACGACCTGTGGACCGAGCGTCCGGAGGTGGTCAGCGGCATGGAGAAGATCTACCAGCGGTGGGTGCGGGACTTCGGCATCGACGGCTTCCGGATCGACACCGTGAAGCACGTGAACATGGAGTTCTGGACGCAGTGGGCGACCGCCCTCGACGCGTACGCGGCCAAGCAGGGGCGCAGGAACTTCTTCATGTTCGGCGAGGTCTACTCCGCCGACCCGTCGATCACCTCCCCGTACGTCACCCAGGGCCGCCTCGACGCCACGCTCGACTTCCCGTTCCAGGACGCGGCCCGCTCCTACGCCTCGCAGGGCGGCAGCGCGCGGAAACTGGCGTCGGTCTTCGGTGACGACTACAAGTACACGACCGACAAGGCCAACGCCTACGAGCAGGTCACCTTCCTCGGCAACCACGACATGGGCCGCATCGGGTACTTCCTGAACCAGGACAACCCGAAGGCCACCGACGCCGAACTGCTCGCCAAGGACCGGCTCGCGAACGAGGTGATGTTCCTCAGCCGCGGCAACCCCGTCGTCTACTACGGCGACGAGCAGGGCTTCACCGGCTCCGGCGGCGACAAGGACGCCCGCCAGACCATGTTCGCCTCGAAGACCGCCGACTACCTCGACGACGACGAGATCGGCACCGACCGCACCCACGCGAGCGCCGCGTACGACACGAGCGCCCCGCTGTACCGGCAGATCTCCGCGCTCGCCAAGCTCCGCAAGGCCAACCCGGCCCTCACCGACGGCGTCCAGACCGAGCGCTACGCGGCGGACGGTGCCGGCGTCTACGCCTTCACGCGGACCGGCACCGGCAAGGACACGACCGAGTACGTCGTCGCCCTCAACAACGCCGGCACCGCGCGGACGGCGACCTTCGCCACCGGTTCGGCGGCCATGACGTACCGCGGGATCCACGGCACCCGCGCCACCGTCACCTCCGACGCCGACAAGAAGATCACCGTCACCGTCCCGGCTGGCTCGGCCGTCGTCCTCAAGGCGGCCGCCGGGCTCGCCGAGCCGGCCACCAGGCCGACGATCACTCTCCAGGCCCCCGCCGCCGGCGCGACCGGCACCGTCGAGCTGACCGCCGACGTCCAGGGCGGCCGGCTGAACCGGGTCGTCTTCGCCGCCCAGACCGGCAACGGCAGGTGGCGGGCCCTCGGCTCCGCCGACCACGCCCCGTACAAGGTCACGCAGACCGTCGGCACGGACGTACCGGCCGGCACGGTCCTGCGCTACAAGGCGGTCGTGATCGACACGGCCGGGCGAACCTCCAGTGCCACGGCGGCGAGCGTCACCGGCACCCCGCCCGCCGAGGAGATCCCCACCGCCTCCTCCCGCGACTACGCGGTCGTCCACTACAAGCGCACCGACGGCGACTACGCCGACTGGGGCCTGTACGCCTGGGGCGACCTGGCCGACGGCGAGTCGACCACCTGGCCGGACAGCCACCCCTTCACCGGCCGTGACGCCTACGGCGCCTTCGCCTACGTGAAACTCAAGCCCGGCGCCTCCTCGGTCGGCTTCCTCGTCATCGACAAGGACGGCGACAAGGACGTCTCCGCCGACCGCACCATCGACGTCTCCGCGACCGGCGAGGTCTGGATCGAGCAGGGCGAGGAGGCCGTACAGACGCAGCGGCCCGACTACCCGGCACGGGACGCGACCAAGGCCGTCCTCCACTACCACCGTGCCGACGGCGACTACGACGGCTGGGGTCTGCACGTGTGGACCGGTGCCGCGAACCCCACGGACTGGTCGAGCCCGCTGCGGCCGGTGCGGACCGACGCCTACGGCGCGGTCTTCGAGGTACCCCTCACCGACGGTGCCACCAGCGTCAGTTACATCATCCACAAGGGTGACGAGAAGGACCTGCCCACCGACCAGTCGCTCGACCTCACGGCGAACGGCCACGAGGTGTGGCTGCTGAACGGCCAGGAGAAGTATCTGCTCCCGCAGCCGGCCGGCTCCGCGGCCGCCCTCGACCCGACCACCTCCAAGGCGGTCTGGATCGACCGGGACACCGTGGCCTGGAACGGCTCCGACGCGGCCGTCTCCACCCAGCTGCTCTCCTCCCGCGACGGCTCCATCGCCGTCAAGGACTTCACGCTGACCAGCGACGACGAGCGCTGGCTGCGCCTGTCCAGAACCACGCTCACCGACGCCCAGAAGGCGAAGTTCCCCCATCTGAAGGACTACACCGCCTGGTCCGTCGACCCCCGTGACCGCGACCGGGTGCGGGAGGCCCTCCGCGGCCAGCTCGTCGCCTCGCAGCGAGCCGCGAACGGAGCCGTGCTCGCGGCGACGGGCGTCCAGACCGCCGGAGTGCTCGACGATCTGTACGCCGGCGCGACGAAGGCCGAACTCGGGCCGACGTTCCGGGCCGGCCGTCCCACGCTGGCCGTCTGGGCGCCGACGGCGCGGCGGGTCGCACTGGAGATCGGCGGCTCCACCGTCGCCATGCGACGGAACGGCACCACCGGAGTCTGGTCCGTCACCGGGCCCGGGTCCTGGAAGAACAAGCCCTACCGCTACGTCGTGACGGTGTGGGCGCCCAGCGTCCGCAAGCTCGTCACCAACAAGGTCACCGACCCGTACTCGGTCGCCCTCACCGCCGACTCCGGGCGCAGCCTCGTCGTCGACCTGGACGACAGGTCCCTGGCCCCGGGCGGCTGGTCGACCCTGGCCAAGCCCAAGGCGGTGCCGCTGCGGGACGCCCAGATCCAGGAACTGCACGTCAGGGACTTCTCCGTCGCGGACCCGACCGTGCCGGCCGGGGACCGGGGCACCTACCTCGCCTTCACCGACCGGGGCAGCGACGGCTCGAAGCACCTGCGGGAGCTGGCGAGGTCGGGCACGTCGTACGTCCACCTCCTGCCCGTCTTCGACATCGCCACCATCGCCGAGAAGAAGGCCGACCAGGCGAGCCCCGGCTGCGATCTCGCCTCCTACGCGGCCGACTCCGACAAGCAGCAGGCGTGCGTCTCCGCGGTCGCCGCGAAGGACGCCTACAACTGGGGCTACGACCCCTTCCACTACACGGTCCCCGAGGGCTCCTACGCCACCGACCCCGACGGCACCGGCCGTACGGTCGAGTTCCGCCGGATGGTCAAGGCGCTGAACCGGGACGGCCTGCGGGTCGTCATGGACGTCGTCTACAACCACACCGCCGCGAGCGGCCAGGCCGACACCTCGGTGCTCGACCGGATCGTGCCCGGCTACTACCAGCGGCTCCTCGCCGACGGCTCCGTGGCCGGCAGCACCTGCTGCGCGGGCACGGCCACCGAGAACGCCATGATGAGCAAGCTGGTCGTCGACTCCATCGTCACCTGGGCCCGGGAGTACAAGGTCGACGGCTTCCGCTTCGACCTCATGGGCCACCACCCGAAGGCCAACATCCTCGCCGTGCGCGCAGCCCTGGACGCGCTGACCCCCGCCAAGGACGGCGTCGACGGCAAGAAGATCATCCTGTACGGCGAGGGCTGGAACTTCGGGGAGGTCGCCGACGACGCCCGCTTCGTGCAGGCCACGCAGAAGAACATGGCCGGTACCGGTGTCGCGACCTTCTCGGACCGGGCCCGTGACGCCGTGCGCGGCGGCGGACCCTTCGACGAGGACCCGGGCGTGCAGGGCTTCGCGTCCGGGCTGTACACCGACCCCAACGCGTCGAAGAACAACGGCACCTCGGCCGAGCAGAAGGCCCGGCTGCTGCACTACCAGGACCTGATCAAGGTCGGGCTGAGCGGCAACCTCGCCTCGTACGGCTTCACGGACACCGACGGCAAGGAGGTCACCGGCGCCGAGGTCGACTACAACGGCGCACCGGCCGGCTACGCGGACGCGCCCGGCGACGCCCTCGCCTACGCCGACGCGCACGACAACGAGTCGCTGTTCGACGCGCTGGCGTACAAGCTGCCCAAGGACACCTCCGCGGCCGACCGGGCCCGGATGCAGGTCCTCGCCATGGCGACGGCCACCCTCTCGCAGGGCCCGTCGCTCTCCCAGGCCGGCTCCGACCTGCTGCGCTCCAAGTCCCTGGACCGCAACTCCTACGACAGCGGCGACTGGTTCAACGCCGTCCACTGGAACTGCGCGGACGGCAACGGCTTCGGGCGCGGACTGCCGCCGGCGGCCGACAACGCGTCCAAGTGGCCCTACGCCACACCCCTGTTGGGTGCGGTCAAGGTCGGCTGCGAGCAGATCGACGGCACCTCGGCCGCGTACCGGGACCTGCAGCGGATCCGTACGACGGAGAGCGTCTTCTCCCTCCGCACGGCCGGCCAGGTCCAGTCGAAGCTGTCCTTCCCGCTGTCCGGGAAGGACGAGACGCCCGGCGTGATCACCATGAAGCTCGGTGACCTCGTCGTCGTCTTCAACGCGACACCGGGAACGCAGAAGCAGCGCATCGACGCGCCGGCCGGAACGGGCTACCGGCTGCACCCGGTGCAGGCGGCGGGCGCCGACCCGGTCGTCAGGCGTGCCGCCTATGAACGGGAATCGGGCACGTTCACCGTTCCCGGGCGGACTGTGGCGGTATTCTCCCCGTCCACCTGA